The genomic region AGCTAGGGGATGGGGATGAGCTGTGGCAAAATAGTAAAATGTGCGATATTATGAGGGAACATTTCGATTCATTTTGGCTAATGAAAGACTTCATTTACTATACGGTAATCATGATATTGCAAAAAGAGATAAATCGTTTTTAGAAAAAAATTACTACCATTATTTTAGTGAACGTGAAGGCAGAAATATATCTATGTTCGAAAATATAAAGGTTCATGAGGGCTTGGTTCTCAGGCATAGGAATAGTAATTACAGAATTTTTCTAGTGCATGGCCATCAAGTTGACTTTATAAACTATGAATTATGGAGATTAACTAGATTTATTGTTAAATATCTATGGCGCCCTTTAGAGGCCTTTGGAATAAATGATCCTACTAGAACAGCGAAGAACTATAAAAAGAAAGAGGCTGTTGCAATAAAGCTTAATGTCTGGGTTGCAAAAGAAAAACATATGCTTATTGGTGGACATAATCATAGGCCAAGATTTCCAGAAGTTGGAGAGCCACCATGTTTTAACGATGGCAGTTGTGTACATCCAAGGGGAATAACAGGAATACAAATAGCACAAGGAAAAATATCCTTAGTAAAATGGAGTACTAAAGCTAAAGACAATGGTATTTTATATATAGATAAGGATATATTAGCAGGACCAAGATACTTAAAAGACTATTTGGAAATCAACTAAAGGCATATATAAGGGAATTGGATTTAGCTTCAATTCCTTTAACTTTTTGCGGATATATAACGGACAGGCTGTGCCATAAAAGAATATGAACAGGTAATCGTGATTACTGGGATGTATAGAATCCAAATCTAACAGAAAACCATTTAAGAGAACCACTATGATGGAGATAAGGTAGTTTATGAAACAAAGAGCAGTAATGCTATAGTAGCTGATACACAATGACCCAATGGGTAACCTAGGAACTATGACTAGTTCAGGAGAAACCTATTACTACCTATCAACGGCCATCATCGTATTCAAGCAAGCTATGAATACGATGATGCAAACATTGGTAGGTTTATAACTAGAGATAGTTTCCATGGGTTTGAAGATTAAACTCTTAATTGAATCAATGCAACTACAATATTTTAAATAGAAATAAGATTAGGAAAAATAAGAAGTATAGGTTGAATAAGACCTATATTTTTATATTTGTCGGACATAATTTAAGAATTTTTAAATAGGAAGCTAGAGATTATTAAAATTGTATGTGTCTTGAAGTGATATTTAGCTTTTTTTCTATTTATTTCTAAGTTTTTTTAGGGAACATAATATGTCTATTATCGTCTTAATTAG from Serpentinicella alkaliphila harbors:
- a CDS encoding metallophosphoesterase, encoding MANERLHLLYGNHDIAKRDKSFLEKNYYHYFSEREGRNISMFENIKVHEGLVLRHRNSNYRIFLVHGHQVDFINYELWRLTRFIVKYLWRPLEAFGINDPTRTAKNYKKKEAVAIKLNVWVAKEKHMLIGGHNHRPRFPEVGEPPCFNDGSCVHPRGITGIQIAQGKISLVKWSTKAKDNGILYIDKDILAGPRYLKDYLEIN